A segment of the Tachysurus vachellii isolate PV-2020 chromosome 18, HZAU_Pvac_v1, whole genome shotgun sequence genome:
GGGGACACGAGGATCCTCCAATAATACCTGGTTCAAAATTCCTGGTCATCACTGGAATAAATGTTAACATCAAAATtacaaactatttttttttacctgtctCAAGTGAGGACAAATTATTGTTGTCAAAGTTTTCCTGACTCAGCATGTCAATGTACATTGTCGGGGTACCATAGATCACTgtgcatctaaaaaaaaaaaatttcaattaaaaaaaaatctgtaattaataaataggGAACTATCTGGtaggctttttttattttatttcactacaTACTAAATTGCCAACTAATCACATATCATTAAATCCTATTATACTTCTCTTTGTGAATGGCCTCCAAGTTTGCCTGGGGGTCATATGCAGATGAAGGAAAGACCAATGTGATGCCATGGACCGCCATGCACATTCCGCCCAAAACAGACCCAAAGCAGTGGTACAGGGGCACAGGAACACAAACTCGTACCTGTGTCtaaggagagagagtgtaaagTTATATGTAAAGTCCACTCCAACATTCATCTGTATTCTattgttttgattattttcagGCTATCTATTGAACTACAGTgcttgccccttcctgatttttttattttttgcatgtttgtcacactttaatgtatCAGATCAtctaacaaatttaaatattagtcaaagataacaagtaacacaacgtgcagtttttaaatgaaggtttttattattaagggaaaacaaaatccaaacctatatggccctgtgtgaaaaagttcttgccccctaaacctaataactggttgggccacccttagcagcaagaactgcaatcaagcttTTGCAATaacttgtaatgagtctgttacagcactgtggaggaattttggtccactgatctttgcagaattggtgtaattcagccacattcaAGGGtttcactctcttggtgaagttatttcctcacatgggttctcttaccactattatgctgatgatacacaactgaTCTTCTTTTTCCCACcttcagataccacagcttctgatcggatctcagcatgactggcagaaatatcatcaaggattactgctcatcagttaaagctcaaccctagcaaaactgaacaagaagcttttattgtcatttcaaccatgtatagctgttacagtacacagtgaaatgagacaacgtttctccaggaccctggtgatacataaaagaaagacagggctaaggacttagtaagttagtcctagatacataaagtgcaactgtgcaacctggtgcaaacagtgcaggacaagacagacaaaacagtgcaggacaaaaaacagaaacagcaaacaaaaaattacaagacaatacaaaaaagacaataaacagaaacagcgccgaccagtgtaaataccgtaggttcaacaatattgcgtgcagtaatactataatgaGCACAGTTTCATAGCAGcgggtccctgagataatgtaaagaattgtgcaaaCAGCAAACGagtgaaatgttagacagtatgtgcaaagagcaaaaaagtgtgcaaaaacagcatgtaaacaggttgatggatgtaaacagcatgtaaactggttgatggatgtatattagaagtgtgtgtatttggtgtaggtctgtgcagtccatacaggtgATGTGATACAGtttccaaaccagacagtgatgcagctgctcagaatgctctcaatggttcCTCTGTAAAACGTAGTCAGAATGGGGGGAGgaagatgtgcctttctcagtctttgtaagaagtagagacgctgctgggctttcttggtgatggagctggtgttgagtgaccaggtgaagttctccgctagattcACACCAGGAAATTTGGTGGTCTTGACGATCTTGACTTGCTTATGTTgtttccttctctacaacattagaaggattcggccatttgtgtccacacaggctgctcaggtacttgttcagtctcttattaagccctcatcactcctcgcactgcaccccgcaccctcagatctaccagcactgctcgactggttccaccatctctcagggtaaaaggcaagtatacaacaagacacttttctgttctggcaccaaggtggtggaatgaacttcccctacgggtccggacagctgagtcactggctattttcaaatgacgattgaagacctacttattcatgaaacacttcaactagcacttcctttcttgtttgttgtatataaattttaattaaaaaaaaaaaaaaaaaaactgctttagACTTATGGTatattaagtatgtaacctagtgaaccagagttaatgtatccaattatagagacttaagcacttctgtacgttcGCTCTGGagaagggtgtctgccaaatgctgtaaatataaatgcaaatgtaaatgttttcaagCGTGAACCGCCTTTTTAATAGATCTCaacatctcaataggattcggGTCAgaactttgactaggccactccaaagtcttcattttgtttttcttcagccattcagaggtggacttgctggtgtggaTTTGCTGGTgtgatcattgtcctgctgcagaacccaggTTCACTTCAGCTTGTGGTCACGGACAGATGGCCCCACACAGTActttttcaggatttttttgtagacagcagaattcatggttccatttatcacagcaagtcttccatgtcctgaagcagcaaaacagccccagaccatcacacttccagcaccatattttactgttggtatgatgttctttttctgaaatgcagtgttccttttacgccagatgtaatgggacacacacagtccacagagtattttcccaaaagtcttggggattaccaagatgttttctggcaaatctgagatgagcctttatgttctttttgctcagcagcagttttcaTCTTGGAattctgccatgcaggccatttttgcccagtctctttcttatggtggagtcatgagcACTGACCTtgactgaggcaagtgaggactgcagatgttgttgtggggtcttttgggacatcttggatgagtcgtcgctgcactcttggggtaattttggttggccggccactcctgggaaggttcaccactgttccatgttttcgccatttatgataatggctctcactgtggttctcTGGAGTCCCAAaaactttagaaatggctttataaccttttccagactgatagatctcaattaccttctttctcatttgttcctgaatttctttggatctcagcatgatgtgtagcttttgaggatcttttggtctacttctctttgtcagtcaggtcttatttaagtgatttcttgattgcaaacaagtgtggcagtaatcaggcctggctGTGGATAGAGAAATttaactcaggtgtgataaaccacagctAACTTATGTTTTGacaggggggcaaacactttttcacagaGGGCTATGTGGGTTtggaatttcattcattcattcattcatcttctaccgcttatccgaactacctcgggtcacggggagcctgtgcctatctcaggcgtcatcgggcatcaaggcaggatacaccctggacagagtgccaacccatcgcagggcacacacacactctcattcactcacgcactacggacaattttccagagatgccaatcaacctaccatgcatgtctttggaccgggggaggaaacccccgaggcacggggagaacatgcaaactccacacacacaaggtggaggcgggaatcgaaccccgaccctggaggtgtgaggtgaacgtgctaaccactaagccaggtTTGGAATTTGTTAttccattaataataaaaacatttacatcatttagcagacactcttatccagagtgacttacgtttttatttcatacacatTTCTTacgttattattttatacacatgagcaattgagggttaagggccttgctcaggggccctgcattGGCAACTTGGTGtatctgggattcaaaccaatgaccttccgatcagtagtcgaacaccttaaccactaagctaccacatcccttcatTTCCTTCacaaaccttcatttaaaaaatgcatgttgtgtttacttgttatttttaactaatatttaaatttgtttgatgatttgaaacattaaagtgtaaaaaatgtgcaaaaaaaatcaggaaggggcaaacactttttcacaccactgtatatgttAAATTGTAAGTGAGTCATTAGGAAAGCTCACTCTGAAGCTGTAGCCCATTCGCAGACCGATGAAATATGCATTGTTTACAATGTTTTGGTGGGAAAGGGTGACACCCTTTGGGTTTCCTGTTGTACCCTGTAAAATGACAACAGTGAAATGCAATAACTCAATCTTGATAATTGCGGGATTATTTGGGTCAGAAGGTGAAACAATAGAATAGACACTGCAACTACTGCAATTGAACATCAAGTCAGTGAATCAGTAAACTAAAATTAAACACCAGTCACAAAACAGTGACTCAGCAGGTATAATACAGCTAAGGGTTGTAATCCAATCCAGCAAATCATTTATATTGCATCATGTTGTAGTCAAGCACTCAAGACCCTAGGGATAATCTCCAAGTGAACTGGCCTGAACAGCAGTAAACAACTTGCTCTGGTGTTTTGGGAAAACACAATAATAGGTGGGCAGAGTCATTGTAGCTGTTGTAAAATCTCTCCAAGCAGATGAAGCCCTTGTAGTTATTAttctcatttatttctgtaatacTGGTTGAAATTTGCATGGTAAGTTCCATTTCACAGACTTCAACAGAGTATGCAAACATTTGTGgcagattgattgattgtggTTTTGAATGTTCTACAAGAACAGAAAGTTAATAAGTCATATTTGTGTATTATGGGTTATGGTGTGAATGCATTACCGATGTAAACTGAATGTTAATGGGGTCTTCAGGGCATAGGATCCTCTGTAAGATGTTCAGCTGCCTGTGATGCTGACTCTCTGCTGCTTGCATCACATCATCCAGATGCAACATACCAGTTTCCTTGCTGTCTGTCACGATCACCTTACGCAAATCAGGCAACCTAAACATTCATAGACAATTTTAAGTGGTTTTCCGAGTACTGTATAATTCACTGAAGTAGAGGttaattaaaaacttttttctgGGATGatatcaaattattattatgaagcaGAAAGTTATCTGAACTGCAAAGTCTGTAACTGTGGCAGATTTTCTCCCTTGTTGTAATCTTCCTCTAATGATGTTCTACCTGGTGCTCCTAATACTACCAGACACTGCATTGTTGAGTTCAGGGCAGAGCTCTCTCAGCATATCATAGAACCTCTGGCTCTTAAACTGAGTAGGACACACCAAAGCATTACACTGCACCTGTATACAAAGGAAAAGAacacaatataaaacacaatgaggTGTGCTGTAATCAATGACGCAGTTGTGTACGAGCCTTTTACCTTCCTAAATTTTCCAATTACATCATGTTCTTAGAAAAGGTTTTAATAGTTGTTCCCTCGCCTCTCTGCTACTTTCTTCTCATGTTACAGTAAAACTACTAAAgctggttaatttttttttgtaaagttaaaaaaagttaaatggtgagcctcttctttatattattaactcctcgctatctttaggttacgtccctaagtctttcaagttggcagttattaggccactcatcaaaaaacctaatttagatccaaatgaactatcaaattacagacctatttcacaccttccgtttatgtctaaaatacttgaaaaggttgtgtctgttcaactgagcccCTTCtcacaggagaacaatatcctcgaagagtttcagtcaggtttcaggccccaccatagcacagaaactgcacttgtgaaagtcacaaatgacctgttcttagcttcggcccaagactgtatgtcactattagttctaattgaccttagtgctgcattcgacactatggatcacaacattctcctagatcgtttacaaaattacacaggtattcatggacaagctttaagttggtttagatcctacctgtctgaccgataccattttgtagaattagatggtgaaccctccagtttactaccagttaataatggggtccctcaaggatcagttctaggacctctactcttctcgatatacatgcttccattagggaacatcattagaagacatgggattagtttccattgctatgctgatgacacacagttatatatctcatcaaaaccagatgaaataactaaattgtccaaattaactcaatgccatagagagataaaagactggatgagctgtaattttctgttattaaactctgataagacagaaatactacttataggtccaaaaaccagtacacagaaactctcacaatttaacttccaattagagggatgcaCTGTTTCTAGTAgcttgacagtgaaagacctgggtgttatattagacagcaacttgtcctttgaaaatcatgtcgcccataccacaaaaacagccttctttcaccttagaaatattgccaagctgagaaacatgtatctgatgctgagaaactagttcatgctttcatgacctctagactggactgttgtaatgcattactaggtggttgtcccgcatctttaataaataggctacagttagtccaaaatgcagctgccagagttctcactaggacaagaaagtatgaccatataaccccaattctatcatctctacactggctacctgttaagtttagaattgactacaaactgctgctactaacatacaaggctcttaacggtttagcgcccacgtatctaactagtcttctaacacgttacaatccttcacgctctctgagatcacaaaactcaggacttctggtagttcccagaatatctaagtctactaaaggcggtagagcgttttcttatttagctcccaaactctggaacagtcttcctgatagtgttcggggctcagacacactttatatatattttgaatttttattatattaattctttatattactccttatgtttatcttctgttctatatttatgttctgtaaagctgctttgagacaatgcccattgtaaaaagcgctatacaaataaacttgaattgaattgaattgaattgaattaaatcctACCTTCCTTAGAGCAAAGGCCAATTCATTGATTTTGTAAGCTGGATTCAAAGACACCTGCAAAGAGCTTCTTGTTAATGTCGACTATTTAATAGATAAGCATGTATCTTACAATACAAAGATCttacaataaaaagaaacattaataaatCACATGCTCACCATGATGATTCCAGCCTTTGCTGTGGCAAACTGGCACAAGATCCATTCATAATTGTTTGGTCCCCAGATTCCAAGCCTGTCACCATTCTGCAAGCCGAGTGCAAGAAGACCAGCAGCCAGATGATCAACCTGCAAATGGATTTTAACTCtttctgccaaatgccacaAAAAATGGTATTTCCACCTGTTTTGGTAGtgcccatgttcagcattgaatttctttgacatgtcactccacagtggtggttaatgacTCATATTAGCACAGATACACATTGCTTtatgaatatgtatatgtacttaTTTTTGTACCTAGCCAAAAGGCAAAATTTTCAtagtaaagacaaaaaagaacaacagaatgtttttttcacacaaatggttgtcttcaaagtaaatggtgatatcagacccatttctgctctctgggaTGCCCCagcaatatatttatttattcgtactgattgaaaatgtcaacCCATAATGTGGTCCCTGCCCCTGTGATCAGCGTCCAAACAAACTGGGAAGGTATTTTTGTTGTCAGATCACCTAAAAGCAAGAGCAGGATAACAAAATTATATCAAAAGGATGAAACAATTTGAATGAAAGGAAACCTACTTCATGCTGAAACTGAGAGAATGATTTTCGAATTCCATCTTGAAGAAAGACCACAGCCTCTCGATCAGGCCATTTATTCACTGTTGTCAGTAAACTTTGACCAATAGTTAGGGAAAGGGGAGGTACAGTAGAAGGACCATGGACATAGCTGATGTTCAAAGGTGTATGGCTTTCGTCATGAACCAATCTATACAAGAGAATAAAGAACGCATTGAGATTGCTGGGTAATAGGATGTGAATGCTAAAATACAATGAATAGGCTGGAAGATTTGCCCAAAGGAAAGGACCTTGAACTTGAACCACAAAGCTTCGACCAGCTAATGAACTGTTACCTTGGACATCATGAAGATATAATTGGCAAAAAGAGTTTTGCAATAAAATACTAATGTCGGCAATTTGCCTTATGCAAATACTATAATACTATAAATTGCGTTTTTTACAATCGTTATGGCGAGCTTTACATAACCTACAATTTTAATAACATGCAATAAAATGAATATGATCACTTACCGACAGTGCTGAATAATTTCCCCAATCCTGTGCGCTTTAAATCGTCTGTTATATAAACCAAAGTGTTGTAACAATTTCATTGCCATGTAGGTTTGACTAGAAGCGTCTAGCTGATTTCCACTGAAATGAATGCCTTATAAATGCGTAATCCGTGCAGTTGTACAGTCGTCCTTCCTTACCTGTGAGTTTCTGTGTTTACGCCCccaccaaaaaagaaaaaccaaacACAATATAGAAAACAACGCGGAAGTCTAGTACCAAATAACCTATAAATTGTGTAGAACGCtacaaaataaattgtgtgCGCAGCTtcaagaagaagcctttattattactgctacacatacagcacagtggatttcttttctttgcatatactGTACCAGCTGAGAATGTTGGGGTCAGACCCCAGAAAAGAAATCAGACATGATGACACCCAAACTTTGCCCATGCACCTGG
Coding sequences within it:
- the LOC132861526 gene encoding medium-chain acyl-CoA ligase ACSF2, mitochondrial-like — encoded protein: MRARFTAQQRGADSSLLLVHDESHTPLNISYVHGPSTVPPLSLTIGQSLLTTVNKWPDREAVVFLQDGIRKSFSQFQHEVDHLAAGLLALGLQNGDRLGIWGPNNYEWILCQFATAKAGIIMVSLNPAYKINELAFALRKVQCNALVCPTQFKSQRFYDMLRELCPELNNAVSGSIRSTRLPDLRKVIVTDSKETGMLHLDDVMQAAESQHHRQLNILQRILCPEDPINIQFTSGTTGNPKGVTLSHQNIVNNAYFIGLRMGYSFRTQVRVCVPVPLYHCFGSVLGGMCMAVHGITLVFPSSAYDPQANLEAIHKEKCTVIYGTPTMYIDMLSQENFDNNNLSSLETGIIGGSSCPPEIIRRVISDMKVKQITVAYGTTENSPITFLGFPMDRMELKTDSVGYIMDHTEAKVVEPLSGQLLPLGQPGELLIRGYCVMQGYWDEPDRTQESITEDGWYKTGDIASLNQYGFCRIDGRIKDMINRGGEKIFPAEVEQFLHTHPKVKNVQVVGVKDDRLGEQVCACIKVAEGQDCTVEEIKAYCKDQISYFKIPHYVMFVEKYPLTASGKVQKNKLRAEMENILGL